One stretch of Streptomyces sp. 135 DNA includes these proteins:
- a CDS encoding MerR family transcriptional regulator: protein MSYTVGQVSGFAGVTVRTLHHYDRAGLLSPGGRSPGGYRLYDDADLARLQQILFYRELGFTLDEIAEILADPQANALDQLKARRRALREQIGKLERLVEVAERAMEVQRTGVALSPQERFEVFGEITFDLSYATEAELKWQGSPGYRAAMESAAAHSKEDWARLMGEAARWREELLAAYDAGEPPRGGRARELAEAHRRHISRWFTPCPPETHLRIADDFAEDPRAFALVVPPSQQRPGLAAYLRAAVRANAESADPHGRREPRPESHPGPEGETNAIAVPEDDRTEGTR from the coding sequence ATGAGTTACACCGTCGGACAGGTCTCCGGCTTCGCGGGGGTCACCGTCCGCACCCTCCACCACTACGACAGGGCCGGGCTGCTCTCGCCCGGCGGGCGCAGCCCCGGCGGGTACCGCCTCTACGACGACGCCGATCTGGCCCGGCTTCAGCAGATCCTCTTCTACCGGGAACTCGGCTTCACCCTCGACGAGATCGCGGAGATCCTGGCCGACCCGCAGGCCAACGCCCTCGACCAGCTGAAGGCGAGACGCCGGGCGCTGCGGGAGCAGATCGGCAAGCTGGAGCGGCTGGTGGAGGTCGCCGAGCGGGCCATGGAGGTGCAGCGGACCGGGGTCGCGCTCAGCCCCCAGGAGCGGTTCGAGGTCTTCGGTGAGATCACCTTCGACCTGAGCTACGCCACCGAGGCCGAGCTGAAGTGGCAGGGCAGTCCGGGGTACCGGGCGGCCATGGAGAGCGCCGCCGCGCACTCCAAGGAGGACTGGGCGCGGCTCATGGGCGAGGCGGCGCGGTGGCGGGAGGAGCTGCTGGCCGCCTACGACGCGGGGGAGCCGCCGCGGGGCGGGCGGGCGCGGGAGCTGGCCGAGGCGCACCGGCGGCACATCAGCCGCTGGTTCACCCCGTGCCCGCCCGAGACGCATCTGCGGATCGCGGACGACTTCGCCGAGGATCCGCGTGCCTTCGCCCTCGTCGTGCCGCCGTCCCAGCAGCGGCCGGGGCTCGCCGCGTATCTGCGGGCGGCCGTCCGCGCCAACGCCGAGTCCGCCGACCCTCACGGTCGACGTGAGCCTCGACCGGAGTCTCACCCTGGACCTGAGGGTGAGACAAATGCCATCGCCGTACCGGAAGACGACCGAACCGAAGGAACCCGATGA
- a CDS encoding glycosyltransferase — MTRVLITAAGSYGDVAPYTGLGVRLREAGYDVALATHDSFAPLTEAAGLRFRGLPADAAASGRAEGRKELMRAASAFVRGLGGGLADAAVRGADLLVASTTTAPLAWQLAEAMGIPALGAYLQPVHPTREFPPVVGGTRSLGGFGNKVLGRFSLRMVDRVYAEAVRDLRARLGLPEEAPGTVRARQERAGWPVLHGFSPAVVPRPADWRAGLDVVGNWWPHHDPGQALPRELDDFLEAGPPPVFIGFGSMAAGDGERLSGMAVAALRAAGLRGVLQAGRAGLAASGDDVLTVGEVPHALLFPRMSAVVHHAGAGTTAAALRAGVPAVPVPVAADQPFWAARLAALGAATAPLPFKDLTAPRLAEALRRATSEDTYARAAEGLARRLATEDGAGHVLKAVERLL; from the coding sequence ATGACCCGCGTCCTCATCACCGCCGCCGGTTCGTACGGCGATGTCGCCCCCTACACCGGCCTCGGCGTCCGGCTCCGCGAAGCCGGGTACGACGTGGCGCTCGCCACGCATGACTCCTTCGCGCCGCTGACCGAGGCCGCCGGCCTGAGGTTCCGCGGGCTGCCCGCCGACGCGGCGGCCTCGGGGCGGGCGGAAGGGCGCAAGGAGCTCATGCGGGCGGCCTCGGCCTTCGTACGCGGCCTCGGCGGAGGCCTGGCCGACGCGGCCGTACGGGGCGCCGATCTGCTGGTGGCCTCCACGACAACCGCCCCGCTCGCCTGGCAGCTGGCCGAGGCCATGGGCATCCCCGCCCTGGGCGCGTACCTCCAACCGGTCCACCCCACGCGGGAGTTCCCGCCCGTCGTCGGCGGCACCCGGTCGCTCGGCGGTTTCGGCAACAAGGTGCTCGGCCGCTTCTCCCTGCGCATGGTCGACCGCGTCTACGCCGAAGCGGTGCGTGACCTGCGGGCCCGCCTCGGACTGCCCGAGGAGGCCCCGGGCACCGTCCGGGCCCGCCAGGAACGGGCCGGTTGGCCGGTGCTGCACGGCTTCAGCCCGGCCGTGGTGCCGAGACCGGCGGACTGGCGCGCCGGGCTCGACGTCGTGGGCAACTGGTGGCCGCACCACGACCCCGGGCAGGCCCTGCCCCGCGAACTCGACGACTTCCTGGAGGCCGGGCCGCCGCCGGTGTTCATCGGGTTCGGCAGCATGGCGGCCGGGGACGGCGAACGGCTGAGCGGGATGGCGGTGGCGGCGCTGCGCGCGGCCGGGCTGCGGGGCGTGCTGCAGGCCGGGCGCGCGGGTCTCGCGGCGTCCGGCGACGACGTCCTCACCGTCGGCGAGGTGCCGCACGCCCTGCTCTTCCCCAGGATGTCGGCCGTGGTGCACCACGCGGGGGCCGGCACCACGGCGGCGGCGCTGCGCGCGGGGGTGCCGGCCGTCCCCGTACCGGTCGCGGCGGACCAGCCGTTCTGGGCGGCCCGCCTCGCGGCACTGGGCGCGGCGACCGCACCGCTGCCGTTCAAGGACCTCACCGCACCGCGTCTCGCCGAGGCCCTGCGCCGCGCGACGAGCGAGGACACGTATGCGCGCGCCGCCGAGGGGCTCGCCCGGCGGCTGGCCACTGAGGACGGCGCGGGCCACGTGCTCAAGGCGGTCGAACGGTTGCTTTGA
- a CDS encoding MFS transporter, translated as MVERRSLGRRFGWLWAAYTVSTFGTRLAFDAFPLIAILVLHCGPTEVAVLAASGLAVGAVVAVPLGPWVEFRRKRPVMVTMDLVRCAALLSVPAACALGALGFAHLLVVAVVVAAADITFSAASGAFLKALVPPRDLLVANGRLESTTWTATMLGPPLGGAVIGFFGPMATVAADAVSYLLSALGIRAIGGKEQRPERAAAGPRLRSGELLEGWRYILADPVLRPLFFNTVLVNGLIMAASPLLAVLMLGSLGFAPWQYGLAFAVPCIGGLIGSRLSRRLVARCGRRRVLLTVGALRACWPVGLAFVRPGVTGLVLVMVVELGLITCSGMFNPVIAAYRLDQTPADRVARVLTAWSVTGKVSIAAMTALWGLLATVTGPRGAIAGAGLLLLTTPLLLPRRDRSPQQPAVTGG; from the coding sequence ATGGTGGAGAGGCGGTCGCTCGGGCGGCGGTTCGGGTGGCTGTGGGCGGCGTACACGGTCAGCACCTTCGGTACGCGGCTCGCGTTCGACGCGTTTCCCCTGATCGCGATCCTGGTGCTGCACTGCGGCCCCACCGAGGTGGCGGTGCTCGCCGCCTCGGGGCTCGCGGTGGGGGCGGTGGTGGCGGTGCCGCTCGGGCCGTGGGTGGAGTTCCGCCGCAAGCGGCCGGTGATGGTCACGATGGACCTGGTGCGGTGCGCGGCGCTGCTGAGCGTTCCGGCCGCGTGCGCGCTCGGGGCGCTCGGCTTCGCGCACCTGCTCGTCGTGGCGGTCGTCGTCGCCGCGGCCGACATCACGTTCAGCGCGGCGAGCGGCGCCTTCCTCAAGGCGCTCGTGCCTCCCCGGGACCTCCTCGTCGCGAACGGGCGGCTGGAGTCGACGACGTGGACGGCGACCATGCTCGGGCCGCCGCTCGGCGGGGCGGTGATCGGGTTCTTCGGCCCCATGGCGACCGTGGCCGCCGACGCCGTCAGCTATCTGCTCTCGGCGCTGGGCATCCGGGCGATCGGCGGCAAGGAGCAGCGTCCCGAGCGCGCCGCCGCCGGGCCCCGGCTGCGGTCGGGGGAGCTGCTCGAAGGGTGGCGGTACATCCTCGCCGACCCCGTTCTGCGTCCGCTGTTCTTCAACACGGTGCTGGTCAACGGCTTGATCATGGCAGCCTCGCCGCTGCTGGCCGTCCTGATGCTCGGCAGTCTCGGCTTCGCGCCCTGGCAGTACGGTCTCGCCTTCGCGGTCCCCTGCATCGGCGGCCTGATCGGCTCGAGGCTGTCCCGGCGCCTCGTCGCGCGGTGCGGGCGGCGCCGGGTCCTGCTCACCGTCGGGGCGCTGCGCGCGTGCTGGCCGGTGGGGCTCGCCTTCGTCCGCCCCGGCGTGACGGGGCTCGTCCTCGTCATGGTCGTCGAGCTGGGGCTGATCACCTGCTCGGGGATGTTCAACCCGGTGATCGCCGCCTACCGGCTCGACCAGACCCCGGCGGACCGCGTCGCCCGCGTCCTGACCGCGTGGTCGGTCACCGGCAAGGTCTCCATCGCGGCCATGACCGCCTTGTGGGGCCTGCTCGCCACCGTCACCGGCCCTCGCGGCGCGATCGCAGGAGCGGGACTGCTCCTGCTGACCACACCCCTGCTACTGCCCCGCCGGGACCGCAGCCCCCAGCAGCCCGCCGTGACCGGCGGTTGA
- a CDS encoding amidohydrolase family protein, with amino-acid sequence MAHARSVNGPRDARHQVVHVECLDPRDTPRFAELGVVACMQPRHCAPEIAGPGKDWAENVGPGRWHKAWPMRSLHEAGAVLALSSDWNVAEMDPMAGIYTAVTRRPLTGGAAWQPAETLDVATAVHGYTMGSAYANFLENERGSLTVGKLADFVVLSRDILRVRPEEIPGTRAEVVVVGGETVVDRGC; translated from the coding sequence GTGGCGCACGCCCGCTCCGTGAACGGGCCGCGCGACGCCCGCCACCAGGTCGTACACGTCGAGTGCCTGGACCCGCGCGACACGCCGCGCTTCGCGGAGCTGGGCGTCGTGGCCTGCATGCAGCCCCGCCACTGCGCCCCCGAGATCGCCGGGCCCGGCAAGGACTGGGCCGAGAACGTCGGCCCTGGCCGGTGGCACAAGGCCTGGCCGATGCGGAGCCTGCACGAGGCGGGCGCGGTGCTCGCCCTGTCCAGCGACTGGAACGTGGCGGAGATGGATCCGATGGCGGGCATCTACACCGCGGTCACCCGCCGCCCGCTCACCGGCGGCGCCGCCTGGCAGCCCGCGGAGACCCTGGACGTGGCGACCGCCGTGCACGGCTACACGATGGGCTCCGCCTACGCCAACTTCCTGGAGAACGAACGCGGTTCGCTGACCGTGGGCAAGCTGGCCGACTTCGTCGTGCTGTCCCGGGACATCCTGCGCGTACGACCAGAGGAGATCCCGGGGACCCGGGCGGAGGTGGTCGTGGTGGGCGGCGAGACGGTCGTCGACCGAGGGTGCTGA
- a CDS encoding TetR family transcriptional regulator C-terminal domain-containing protein, with protein MLWIELWARAGANEPLRTAQEELDQGWQEDLAALLGQGAAAGVLAVDDSAGRAGELLALLDGLSTRVVLGQRGADRKGAIAAARSAAQRLVGPRAAGRGQATTAADHGPRRQPGTIATARWSARRRHGRHRA; from the coding sequence ATGCTGTGGATCGAGCTCTGGGCGCGCGCCGGGGCGAACGAACCGCTCCGCACCGCCCAGGAGGAGCTGGACCAGGGCTGGCAGGAGGACCTGGCCGCGCTCCTCGGCCAGGGCGCGGCGGCCGGTGTCCTCGCGGTCGACGACAGCGCGGGCCGCGCCGGTGAACTCCTCGCGCTGCTCGACGGGTTGAGTACGCGCGTGGTGCTCGGCCAGCGCGGCGCGGACCGCAAGGGCGCGATCGCGGCGGCCCGCTCGGCGGCCCAGCGGCTGGTCGGGCCCCGAGCGGCCGGGCGCGGACAGGCGACTACGGCGGCGGATCACGGTCCTCGGCGTCAGCCCGGCACCATCGCGACGGCGAGGTGGTCGGCACGGCGAAGGCACGGACGTCACCGTGCATGA